A genomic region of Arvicola amphibius chromosome X, mArvAmp1.2, whole genome shotgun sequence contains the following coding sequences:
- the LOC119804551 gene encoding retinal homeobox protein Rx-A-like → MESKYVYFDLDYYGVGFYEEEIMTESQQRLAAAAARRCYGRGVRVLHELGDTDYVNREYEHLYYRERNETRAIPSEPGRGKPRGPGKAAGAVSQPSNKRRVKHKFTYVQLCELDRLFQETQYPNALQRKALAELIHVDECKVKAWFKNRRSKYRNKQMEFLLGSETSDPMNNFPPKKDEDPESASVAKESQQFLLCQ, encoded by the exons ATGGAGAGCAAGTACGTCTACTTCGATCTCGACTATTATGGGGTGGGCTTCTATGAGGAAGAAATAATGACCGAATCTCAGCAGAGGTTAGCCGCAGCAGCAGCCCGTAGATGCTACGGAAGAGGTGTTCGAGTTTTGCATGAGCTAGGTGATACAGACTACGTGAACCGTGAATATGAACATCTCTATTACCGTGAAAGAAACGAAACACGGGCCATCCCCAGTGAGCCTGGACGGGGAAAGCCCCGTGGGCCTGGGAAAGCCGCTGGAGCAGTTTCTCAACCCTCCAACAAGAGACGTGTAAAACACAAGTTCACCTACGTGCAACTTTGTGAACTGGACAGGCTTTTCCAAGAAACCCAGTATCCTAATGCACTCCAAAG AAAAGCACTTGCAGAGCTCATTCATGTGGACGAATGCAAGGTGAAG GCTTGGTTTAAGAATAGGAGGTCTAAATACAGGAACAAGCAGATGGAATTCCTACTCGGCAGTGAAACATCTGATCCTATGAACAACTTTCCACCCAAGAAGGATGAAGATCCCGAGAGTGCCTCTGTTGCAAAGGAATCACAACAGTTCCTCTTGTGCCAGTAA